The region TTAGATCTCTATTACGGGTTGGAGATAAAGCCAATAAGAATACAACTCTAGATCTACCCAGAAAGTAGTCTGTAACTTACAAGCTGATTTGATAGCTTCAACAAACTAATACCTTTGAAAGAATAAAACAGAATCTACCCAGAACCTAATATATTTCTCACAAGCTGATTACAGAAAGATGATATGAACTCTCACTCAAACTATCCTAGTTATTTTGAGATGAATCACCGAGAATTGAAAGCGCTTGAAATTGTGGAAACTTGATCTTTTTCACTTGATTTTCCATACCTTTGCTAATGGAGAAGATTGCCTTTTATAGACTCCAAGAATCTTCTAGAGAGTAGGGATGAGTCGCATCTGAATATTACTTCAATTCTTATCCTCTATGCAAGGTGTACAAGGAGACAAGAGGAGGCTAATATGGCCAATCAGGTTGAACTCAGGTTTGTTTGATAGTGTTGGCAAGCTGATTGTAGTACAAGGTACACTGCCATCCTGATGGAGCTGAGCTGGCACTGATCAAGAAAATCCTGAAACTGCCCTCCATCTTTGTTGCTAGAAGAAAGATCAAGATACTTCTAAAAATTGGTCCTTGCAATAATTGAATTAGCATATTAGTGGGTTTTAGTTATAATCGAAATAAGGGATAAAAAACAAGGGCCTATAGCCAACATCTACTTCGAAAAATTTCTGTCTCATTGGTTTTATACGAATTTGCAACGTGCGTTTGCTAAATACCTAATTCGAGGTCGAGTTACAATTGCCCGTAAACTGAATTGTTATGAACGTAGATTTGGTTTTCTCCACATGAATCATGATAAGAATTTGGAGGATACACTCTATAGAATTAATAGGGTTTGCATTGGTTCAAAGTTCATCAGAGTTTTCATCTCCAAATACCAGTTCCAAAACCCTAACCCCATGCAGAAGAAACCTATAGCCACTGCTCAGATTAAAACTCAGCCACGTGAGTTTATTCCATCGATTAGAGATTCTCGATCCTATGTCTAGGTGGTTGACAGTTAGGTTTTTTTGTAAatctacaataattttattttaaatatatttatcagtTTGTTTCcgatcaattaaattttataaaactcttattttagaaataatacaaaacaaaataattactttttgtaaatatattataatttatcataaatacaTCTATCAAATTACTTTCCAGTCAATtaaattgtataaatattttattttagcatAATTTCATTGACCTTATTTATTTATGTAGATATTATTTTAACATTCTTTGTTCATTTCGGTTTATATTATTGCTGATGTTTCCTTTTGCACATGTTGAGTAAGTGAACCAAAAGATAAGTTGgtacatattatttttattgagtCAGTTACAAAACAGTGAGTCATGATCGAGCACCATAACATTGGTGAATGCATgatataactttatttttaccAGCACCGCCATTTATAGGCTAACAAGATTTAGAAGAAGATGTTGAAAGTTGATTCAAATTAGACATGTGTTGGACCTAGTCTATGAAGTATCAGTTAGTTGCAATATTTTCTGCTTAAGTATTTGTGTTTTGTTAGTTAACGTGTTAGCAATAAAATAGGAGATCAGTtgttatttagatatttttgttAGCCTATAAAATGGCAGTTCAGTATTCAATAATATCATTAAAACAAATTTCAGTCTTTGCTTTCTTATCTCTTTTCTTTATTGCTCTAACTATTTCCTGCATTTTAGTTACTGCAATTTATTGTTTTCTGCTGCAAATAACGTTCTTTGATCAAAAGTTCCAACAtttttggtatcagagcttagTTCGTTTGTAACTGGGCGTACAACTCATGGCAACCAATGGCAATATTGTGAGTGTTTCTCAACCAGCTATGCCAATATTCAATGGTGATAGTTTTGAATTTTGGAGTATCAAAATGAAGACCTTATTTAGGTCTCAGGAGTTATGGGATTTGGTTGAGAATGGTTATGCTGATCCAGATGAGGAAGCTAGGCTGAAAGAGAATAAGAAAAAAGACAACAAAGCATTGTTCTTCATTCAACAAGCAGTTCATGAATCAATCTTCACCAAAATTGCAGGAGCAACTACTGCTAGAGAAGCATGGATGACTTTGAAAACTGCATTTCAAGGGTCCTCGAAGGTGGTTACGGTTAAGCTTCAATCTCTTCGTCGTGATTTCGAAACCTTACAAATGAAAGGTGGAGAGTCAGTACAAGATTATTTGACGCGAGTAGCTGCAATTGTGAATCAAATGAGGGCATATGGAGAAGAAGTAGCTGATCAAAAGGTAGTCGAAAAGGTGTTGCGGAGTTTAACTACAAAGTTTGATCATGTGGTGGCAGCTATTGAAGAGTCTAAGGACTTGGATACTTACTCATTTGATGAGCTTATGGGATCGCTACAATCCCATGAGTCGAGATTGAACAGGTCACATGAAAAGAATGAAGAAAAGGCATTTCAAGTGATGGGGGAGTCCTCAGCAGGGGCAACCACGAGAGGTCGAGGCAGAGGTGGATATCGAGGCAGAGGTGGATATCgaggcagaggtagaggtgctgtaCATAATGATTATGGACAGCAAAAAGACTACAGGAGCAATGTTCAATGTTATCACTGCAAGCAATATGGGCATGTCAAGGCGAATTGCTGGAACAGGCAAAAGCAATCAAATTATGTTAGAGAAGATGAACAAAAAGAGGAAGTCAAGTTGTTTATGGCTTACGAAGAAGGTGCATGCGGTCACAGCAATATTTGGTACCTGGACAGCGGATGCTCCAACCACATGACAGGTGCGAAGCTCTTGTTCAAGGAGCTTGATGAAACTTTCAAAGCGAAAGTGACGCTTGGAGATGATAAGCAGATGCAAGTAGAGGGAAAGGGCACGGTGGCCCTAGAAAACGATGATGGTAATGTAAAACTCATCTATAATGTTTACTATATTCCTAACCTGTCACAAAACTTGTTAAGTATTGGGCAACTCATGGGGGGTGGATACTCAATTTTGTTTGATGATGTTTCATGTGTGATAAAAGataagaaaacaaataaaattattgctGATGTGCAAATGGCAATGAATAAGTTGTTTCCCTTTGAAGTATCTAGTGTAAAAAATCATGCACTAGCTGTCAAAGAAGTTAGTGAGTCTAAACTTTGGCATTTACGTTATGGGCATTTACATGTTAAGGGTATGCAGTTGTTGAGTCAAAAAGAAATGGTTTTTGGGTTGCCTAAAATTGATTCGTTAGAGTTTTGTGAAGGTTGTGTATATGGTAAACAGTGTAAGAAGTCATTTCCTGTTGGGAAGTCTAGGAGAGCATCAGAATGTCTTGCACTTGTTCATGCTGATTTATGTGGGCCTATGAAAACAGAATCTTTTGGGGGCAGTCGTTTTTTCTTATTGTTCACAGATGATTACAGCCGGATGAGTTGGGTTTACTTCTTGCAACATAAATCAGAAGCATTTGAGCTGTTCAAGAAGTATAAAGCGCTTACTGAAAAACAAAGTGGAAAAAGTATGAAAGTTCTTCGCACGGACAGAGGCGGTGAGTTTACTTCTCGTGCGTTTAATCAATTTTGTGATGAACATGGCTTACGCAGGGAGTTAACGGCACCTTATACTCCGGAGCAAAACGGAGTGGCTGAGCGCAAAAATCGAACGGTTGTTGAGATGGCTAGAAGTTTGTTGAAAGCAAAGGGACTTGCAGATCAATTTTGGGCAGAAGCTGTTTCAGCGGCGGTGTACTTGCTCAATCTATCACCAACCAAGGCCGTCTTGAACCGAACTCCATATGAAGCTTGGTATGGTACTAAGCCTTGGGTGAgtcatttgaaaatatttggttgTATTGCCTATGCTTTAATAGATTCCCACAATCGTAGTAAACTTGATGAAAAGTCCGTTAAATGTATTTTTGTGGGTTATTGTAATGAATCTAAAGCATATAGGTTGTATAATCCTGTTACTTGCAAGATAGTTATAAGCAGGAATGTTGTATTTGACGAAGAAGCCAGCTGGAATTGGAATGAAGATCGAGATGTCAACAATATTCAGATTGAAGTGCCCATAAGTGACGCTACACCAGTAACTCAAACGCTTCCAACTCCTCCAACTACTCCTGCTCCTTCTAGTTCAGCTGCATCAAGCCCCTCAAGCAGCCACAGCTCAACTTCATCAGGAGAAACTCCTCCTGTGAGAGGATATCGTTCTTTAACGGAGATTTATGAAAGAACTCGTGCTCTTTTTGTTTCAGATCCTACGAGTTTTCAAGAAGCAACGGAGATGGTAGAATGGCGCAATGCAATGAAAGAAGAACTTGACGCGATTCGGAGAAACGAAACTTGGGATCTCATAGAACTTCCTGAAGATAAAAATGCCATTGGAGTCAAATGGATTTTTAGAACAAAGTTTCATGCCGATGGAACAATTCAGAAGCACAAAGCACGGCTTGTTGTGAAAGGGTACTCTCAGCAGCAAGGTATTGACTACGATGATACATTTTCACCTGTTGCTCGTTTTGAAACGGTGAGAACAATATTGGCGTTAGCTGCACAACTGAGCTGGCCAATATTTCAGTTTGATGTCAAGTCTGCGTTTCTGAACGGAGAGTTAGAAGAAGAAGTTTATGTTGCTCAGCCAGAAGGTTTTGTGGTCCAAGGCATGGAGGATAAAGTATACAGGCTAAAGAAGGCGTTGTATGGGTTAAAGCAGGCTCCGCGCGCGTGGTATAGCAAAATTGATGCTTATTTTCTGcaaaatggttttaaaagaagTGACAGTGAGCCTACTCTCTATACGAAGACACAAGGTAATAAtgacattcttattgtcttgcTGTATGTTGATGATATAATTTACGTGGGCTCAAATCACTCTCTTGTAGCTGATTTCAAATCTAGTATGATGAATAGATTTGAGATGTCAGACTTGGGTTTGTTGCATTTTTTCCTTGGACTTGAAGTGAAACAGGGAGAAGATGGAGTATTTATTTCGCAAAGAAAATATGCAGCAGACCTGCTTGAAAAGTTTAACTTGACTGGTTGCAAAGTAGCAGCTACACCCATGAATATGAATGAAAAATTGCAGCTCGAGGATGGTACCGAGAAAGCTGATGCAAGAAAGTTCAGAAGTTTAGTAGGAGGTCTGATCTACTTAACTCATACTCGACCAGATATTTCATTTTCGGTTAGCATTGTTTCAAGATTTATGAGTGATCCTTCGAAGCATCATTTTGGAGCAGCAAAGAGGATATTGCGTTATGTTGCAGGAACATTGGATTATGGTATTTGGTACACTCATGTTTCAGATTTTAAATTATCTGGATATACTGACAGTGATTGGGCAGGCTCGTTAGATGACAGGAAGAGTACTTCAGGCAATACGTTCAATCTTGGTTCGGGTGCAATTACATGGTGTTCAAAGAAACAAGCTACAACAGCATTGTCGTCATCAGAAGCTGAGTACGTCGCAGCAACTGCAGCAGCTTGTCAATGTATATGGCTAAGAAGACTTCTTGCGGATGTTCGTCAAAATCAAGTGAATGCTACTGAAATTTTCTGTGACAACAAAGCGACCATGGCTATGACGAAAAATCCTGCATTTCATGGAAGAACGAAGCACATCGACATCCGTTTCCATTTTATTCGTGAGCTGGTTGCAAAGGATGAAATTATTTTGAAGTTTTGCGGTACGGACGAACAGGTTGCGGATATATTTACAAAAGCTCTTTCATATCAGAAGCATGTCTACTTTAGATCATTGCTTGGTGTGTGCAATTTTGAATCAAGGGGGAGTGTTGAAAGTTGATTCAAATTAGACATGTGTTGGACCTAGTCTATGAAGTATCAGTTAGTTGCAATATTTTCTGCTTAAGTATTTGTGTTTTGTTAGTTAACGTGTTAGCAATAAAATAGGAGATCAGTtgttatttagatatttttgttAGCCTATAAAATGGCAGTTCAGTATTCAATAATATCATTAAAACAAATTTCAGTCTTTGCTTTCTTATCTCTTTTCTTTATTGCTCTAACTATTTCCTGCATTTTAGTTACTGCAATTTATTGTTTTCTGCTGCAAATAACGTTCTTTGATCAAAAGTTCCAACAGAAGATTGATCGGCCACGGCAACGCTGTCGAAGACCACAAGAAGAAGAAGCGAAACTTGTTCTCTCTATCACCCCGTCAAACTCATCCAGCTCTACCATACCTTTCTCCAGCAGCTTCAGAGAAACAACTTTGAGTGCGTCACATTGGCAATCTTCACCTACTCGCTTTATTTCATTGCAGCACCGCTGCACATAGTCCGAAGAAGAGCCTTGTTTTGATCCCATCAAGTACAGCGCGCAGTCGTTCAACTTTGCCTTGTCGACATCGCTGCGGCATTCCATTAGTTTTCCTGTCGGGTTGGTTTCGTCCACCGTGGTGGTGGTGATGGTGGCGGTTCTGTAAGCAGAAGATGCATTGGCTGTGATGATCAGAAGAACAGCGATGGCTGCTACTGTAGGAATGAGGTTTGCCATTGTTAGTGGGTAGTGTGGAGTGATGAAGGAGGTGAGAATGGTATTTATAGGATAATTTGGAAATTGCATGTAAAGTACGTGGAGGTGTAAAAAATAGTGAGTCACTAAATTTGTGCTTAGACTGCACCTACAGTATCAACAAGCAATTTTTCGTCATTGAATTTAGGGTCCGCTATACACCATTTTACAAAACTGATTGAAGGTTGGGAGAGCTGGGATTCACGTGAGCTTGAAAGAGAGGGAAATTGCATGTCAATTGCTCAAATAAtcttaagattttttttatgaataaaatttttattaaaaatttatataaaaaaaaatatatgaataccCACCAGTTTAATTATCCAATTAATGTGACtaattttattgaataaaaGATATTCCAATTTGTAGATTCagcatattttatataaaatttaagattaacttaaatatataaatttacgtactataaaaatcatataagaaacaaacctttacaaacttccAAGCCAAACACAAAATTCACAAGTATTTGCATGTTGGTGCAGTACGTGTAAGCACAAACCAGACCCTAAGTAGCCACACTTAAACTTGCCAAAAGTGAGTCACCATTTTTACATCTTCCACGTTCTGTACATGCACTCCCTAAATTCTCCTATAAATACAGTTCTCCCCGTCCTTTATCAACTCACACAACTACTTAATTctctcatcatcatcatcagcaCAGCAACAATGGCAAAGCTTACATTCGCTCTCATCGCCGCTCTCTTGGTGATCACCGCCACTGTATCGTCTGCATACAGGACCACCATCACCACCGTCGAGGTCGACGAAACCAACCCGAGAGGCCAGGAACAGCAATGCCGCGAGCAAATTCAGAGGCAGGACTTGGGCGTTTGCGGACAGTACATGATGCAATCAAGAGGAGGATCAAGGGGATCCCGGGAAATTATTGTGGAACTTCCCGAGCAGGAACAGCAGCAAGGAAGACGGATGCTCGAGCAGTGCTGCGATAAGATTAAACAGATGAGCGACGAATGCCAATGCGAGGGAATTCAAGCCGTCACTCGATCACTGCTCGAGCGTGGTGAAATCCGAAAGGAACAGTACGAGGGTGTGATGCAGAAGGCGAGGGATATTCCTTCTTCGTGCGGGGTACGAGGACGATGCGATATCCGAACAATGATGTTCTAAATGTATGCGAATTAAGCTTTATTAGGTAGCGGCTGAAGCATAAATGGCCCGTAAGAATAAAATATCATCAGACATGGTCATTCATGGTTGTGTGACTGATTTATGTTTGTTGGTGTAGATGTAAGCACATATTAGTATGGGCTTGCATTTTAGTATGTTGTGTAATGTATTGTAATGTTGTTTTGCTTTTCTGGTTCttttctgtttttaaataaactgATGTCTTTCTTGTGTAAGATTTTCAATTGCCATTAATCAACTTCATGTCGCACAAATAATAGataaattaaagagaaaattataaaaatagcttaaaattGATTAAAGTTTTTAGATATACAATataatgtttatttaaaaaattcaaattacaaaaacacCCTGAAATgctcaattaataataaatttaatatgaaatgctcaattaataataaatttaacggttttgtaaataaaatatagtttgGTAACCGAAAAAGAATTTAACACTTTATGTTCATGTTAAATTTAGTATTGATGCAAAAGAAATTAAGAAAGTCAGCAAAAATGAAGTTaatatatacgtatatgttaATTACATAAACCACTGCATATCGATATAAAAAGCTGAATTTTTTGACCGCCCAAAATCgtcaaaaattaatattcgTGACGGATTTCTGTGATAATTTTTGGCCCTTACAAGTTACAAGATAAGGGCTCACAATTTTTTGTGATGTATCCGTGAAGGAAATATTTTTCACAAATATTTTACTACCGATTAATTTGTGATGGATTTTTTCTTTCGTTCTGCAAATTTGGGACaaatatttttgacaaaatatcTCAAAGTATATATactgattttttaaaatatatctattAGTAGTCTGTAAAATATCTTCATAgatgtattttaaaaaagacttaatggtaaaaaaaaccaaacctttacgatttgttacaattatatccaaaccttttaatttttgcaataatatccaaattgcactattttgttgcaataatatccaaattgcattttttatgtgatttttttttagttttttgccatttttttggagttttattattttatcatacatcaaaatataataatagcctaatattttaattgaaaacaacaattttagcgatcaatttgactattattgctacaaaaaatacaatttggatattattgcaacaaaagaatgcaatttggatattattacaaaaattaaaaggtttggatataattgcaacaagtcgtaaaggtttgggttttttttaccattagaccTTTAAAAAATTAGCATACTTTGAgattaataataattcaattttctAAAAACAATTTTTCAAAAGTATTTTCTGAACAAGTATcttaaatatattcaaataattatcaaatttaatttttttataaatagtagtatattttaattttgtgagAGATTTGGACATCAAAAAGTTTATGACATATATTTTCCGTTATCTTCGCACGAGATAAATTATTTTGCAATGCCAACAAAAATTCACAAGTATTTGCATATTGTTTTTTGATAGAAAGTATTTGCATGTTGGTGCAGTACGTGTaagcacaaaaaaaaaaactaaaatagtcaCACTTAAATTAACTTGTCAAAAGTGAGTCACCATTACATTACATTGCACTCCCTAGCTATATTCTTCTATAAATGCCATACTCACCCTCTTCTTCACCAACCACCAATTCACACTACAAATTGAATACTCTCATAACCAGCAACAAGCAACAATGGCAAAGCACATTCCCACATTCCCACGTTTCCTCCGCCACAGTTTCTGATGCCGTTCAACGCTGCTGCTGTCGTTAACCGCTACTCCTCGTTCACCACACTGCTGCtgtatattttatcttttgctCGTTCATTTTGCAGCAAAGAAGACAAGCGGCAGCGACAATGTGAGGATAGGCGGTGGACGGTGTGAGTTTAGGCGGCGATGGCAGTTTGTTGTGTAGATTAGGGTTACatgtaattaaatttgaatatggttaattttattttaattagagttaaaataatttaattagggtagttgtgtttaattaggatataattagaaaataaattatgacTAAAAAAATAGGGAGTAAGGGATGATGTGGACGCCTAGGAATATTGTTGGATGACATGGCGAAGGAGGCGAGCATATATGACTCACCATCCAAAAGTCACGTTGGACAAATATCACTGGAAATCATTTAAGAATCACTGGAAATTCACTAATAGTGAGTACAGTAActattttataacattttgatattcaataatcattttgtaaaaatttggcgaAAGTTGAGTTATCGCAGAATTTTCAACCCACAAATCTGAATAAACCTTAGTGAGTTCATAATGTGACTAATAAATATTAAGTTAAATAAACCTAAAATACTCAAATCATACACATCTCATATAATTCACTGCGAGAAAAATGTTTATTACCGacagaaaaattgaaaaagtccATATTTGGTCGCTAATTGGAATATTCCAGTCTCCAGTAGTCGCAAAAAGCCTAGATCCTGAAGGTTTTAGGGACTGGGATTGATATTCGGTCGCAAGGAAAATTTAGAAAAAGGGACTATTCCGGTCGCTAATAATTTATATTGCGACCAAAGTTATTCATATATGTGATCAGTTTCTCTTCGCAAATTGCTATTgcacaatattaatttattcttaaagcaagcatattattttaatattagtgATCCAAATTCGGTCAGCATATAATTAATATCGAAAATTATATTACATtattggcttaatcaccaaaaaatgtcaaatctatacgttttgtgtcaattatagccaaatatttaaaaatcaccagatttagccaaatcttatatgttctgttttttttagccatatttgaatcgaaccggtttttttggcaccgtgtcgtccacatcaccgccaactaagcaattggctggtatggaagttgaaatatttaaataaggtttgaccataactgacacaaaatgcatagttttggtattttttggtgaataaaactaattttaaaattaaataattaaatgattaattatattataataaaattcatatatatttaaaaaataatatttttatttaacgctaatttaaattaatttatttttttactaaatttaaataattctaataaatattttttacatatttgatggatatataattaatttaaattctattaaaaataaaaatatcatattcatcttaatttttttttaaattccagtcgTCGGTTATTTGACACTgccgccgtttgagacccaattgttcgtcttccgatgaacaatctgagagtaatatacacaacaaacatacgacagtgttcatGATTCAACTATACAcgtataaacataaaaataatcactgaatagactgcttatttaaaggacgagtgtaattattttctcattttttttctttaaaaagtgaaactcaTTGTgttgtaatcaatatatatcatgatgtttataagtataaacgcatatgtcattttactcggtataaccaaaaacttaccttaatttacacataactattttatttattacctaaattcAGTCATAataagatctcaacaacatcaaaaataataaatcaagtttaaaatcatcatgaacattaaaccctttcaccaaatttaattcaacattaataattaattcatttttttaattacatattcattaaaatatattataatataaatttattagatttaattagatttatcaaaaattaaaattaattttaattagtattaaataggaaataataattatttttaaatatatataaatttcataaatgatataattaatttactatttattaaatttaaaaattggcttgaatttaaaattaggtttat is a window of Mercurialis annua linkage group LG2, ddMerAnnu1.2, whole genome shotgun sequence DNA encoding:
- the LOC126668152 gene encoding 2S seed storage albumin protein-like; translation: MAKLTFALIAALLVITATVSSAYRTTITTVEVDETNPRGQEQQCREQIQRQDLGVCGQYMMQSRGGSRGSREIIVELPEQEQQQGRRMLEQCCDKIKQMSDECQCEGIQAVTRSLLERGEIRKEQYEGVMQKARDIPSSCGVRGRCDIRTMMF
- the LOC126668151 gene encoding 2S seed storage albumin protein-like; this translates as MANLIPTVAAIAVLLIITANASSAYRTATITTTTVDETNPTGKLMECRSDVDKAKLNDCALYLMGSKQGSSSDYVQRCCNEIKRVGEDCQCDALKVVSLKLLEKGMVELDEFDGVIERTSFASSSCGLRQRCRGRSIFCWNF